Below is a window of Terriglobia bacterium DNA.
TCGCGTCCCAGAACATCTTTGTGACATACCAGGGGCGGTAGCCGTCATGAATTAACAGACCGTATCCCTCTTTGTTCAACTCGTGGCTGGCGCGGACCAGGGCTTCCGCCGCAGGGCGCTGCAGGAAGGCACGGGCCTGCGTATACATCGGTGTGCCAAGGAAGTTGTTGCTGGTCGCGTAGCGAATGTCGAGCTTGATCGTGGGATCGAGAGTGACCAGTTCGACGAGATCGGGCTTCCGGAAAGTACCCTTTTCAACCGGCGGCTTGGCGGCCAGAGCTTCCTTCCGAAGCTGCGGAACCGGCGCTACGGGGTCAATACGGAAGACTTTCGGCTGCTGCGCAAAAGTTGCGGCAACGAGGATCAGGGGAAACAGGGGGAGAACGACACGTCGCATGACGAGATACGATACCGCATTTGCGAGCTTCTGTGTGCGCCGCTCGGCCGCACGGCCAACATTGCAGAGATTACTTCGAGTTTGCGTGGACCGGTTGTGATACTCCGAGGAGGATTTGGAAGAGCAGCAGGTATCGGCGAACGTTGGCCGTCATGAGGAAATTTTCTTTCACGTGCTCATAACCGTTGCGGCCGAGCTGGGCTGCGAAGTCTGGATGGGTCAGCAGATAACGCATCTGGTAGGCGGCGCCTTCGA
It encodes the following:
- a CDS encoding M15 family metallopeptidase produces the protein MRRVVLPLFPLILVAATFAQQPKVFRIDPVAPVPQLRKEALAAKPPVEKGTFRKPDLVELVTLDPTIKLDIRYATSNNFLGTPMYTQARAFLQRPAAEALVRASHELNKEGYGLLIHDGYRPWYVTKMFWDATPPDKHEFVADPAHGSNHNRGCAVDLTLYDLKTGRKVPMPSLYDEMSERAYPTYKGGTEQERHTRDLLRAAMEKQGFTVYEYEWWHFDYKDWKQYPIINIPFEKLGATNQGS